CGGCCCGCAGCCCCCAGCCGTCGAGGATGATCAGGGCCACGGGGCGGGGCCGGTTGATCCCGGCGATGGTCATGGCCGGCCTCCCTCCGGGACACCGCCGGTCCGGGCCGCCGCGCCTTCCCGGACCAGCCGGGCGAAGGCCGCCCCGTCCAGGGAGGCGCCGCCCACCAGGGCGCCGTCCACATCGGGCTGCGCCATGAAGCCGGCGATGTTGTCGGGCTTGACGCTGCCGCCGTACAGCACCCGCACCGCAGCGGCCGCGGCGGGGCCGTGCAGCCGCGCCACCAGCTGGCGGATGGCCGCTGCCACCGCCTGGGCGTCGCCGGGGGTGGCCGGGGTGCCGCTGCCGATGGCCCACACGGGCTCGTAGGCGATGACCACCTGGGCGGCCTGGCCCGGCTCGAGGCCCGCCAAGGCGAAGGCCACCTGCCCCAGCACCACCGCCGCCGTGCGGCCCTCCCGGCGCTGGGCGGCATCCTCGCCGACGCACAGGATCGGGGTGAGCCCGCCCGCCAGGGCCGCTTCCAGCTTGCGCTGGATCAGGGCGTCGGTCTCGCCCAGCAGCTGGCGCCGCTCCGAGTGGCCGACGATGACGTAGCGGCAGCCCAGCTCCCGCAGCATGGGGGCCGAGATGGCCCCGGTGAAGGCACCGAACTCGCCCCAGACCAGGTCCTGGGCCCCAAGGGCGATGGAACTGCCGGCCAGCGCCCGGCCCGCCGCCGCCAGCGAGGTGAAGGGCGGGCAGAGCACCACCTCGGCGGACGGGGTCTGCCCTTCCAGGCCCTGGCGGACCGCCGCGGCCAGCTCCGCGGCCTCCGCAGGCAGGGTGTGCATCTTCCAGTTGCCGGCCAGCAGGGGCCTGCGCCCCGCCGGCCCGCCGGAGGCCGCCGGGTTCATCCCGCCATCCCCCCGCCCGGCCCGGCCGGGCCGCCGCGCTCGCTGGCGCCACCGGCCGCACCCGCACCGCCCGGCCCGCTCCCGTTTCCGCGGGGCGCGGGCGCCTCGGGTAAGACCGCCACCCCGGGCAGCTCCTTGCCTTCCAGCAGTTCCAGCGACGCCCCGCCCCCCGTGGAGATGTGGTCGATCCGGCCGGCCACACCGGTGCGCTGGACCGCCGCCACGCTGTCGCCGCCTCCCACCACCGTCACCGCCTCCAGCCCCGCCAGGAACTCCGCCAGGGCAAAGGTTCCCCGGTGGAAGGGCTCCACCTCGAACACCCCCAGGGGACCGTTCCAGAACACGGTGCCCGCCCCCCGCAGCCGCTCCTGCCAGGCCGCCAGGGTGGCCGGTCCCACGTCCACGGCCATGGCCCCGGCGGGGATCCGGTCCACGGGCACCACCCGGCTGGGCGCCCCCGGCTCGAGCTTCTCGGTCACCACCACGTCGGCGGGCAGCAGCAGGCGATCGCCGGCGGTCTCCAGCCACCGCCGGGCCGGTTCGACCTGCTCGGGTTCGTAGATGGAGCGGCCCACGTCGAAGCCCCGCGCCGCGAGCAGCGTGTTGGCCATGGCGCCGCCGATGGCCAGGCCGTCGCACACCTCCAGGAGCCGCTCGATGACCCCGATCTTGTCCGACACCTTGGCGCCGCCCAGCACAGCCCAGAAGGGCCGCCGGGGGCGTTCCAGCAGATCGCCCAGCACCTGCAGCTCCCTCTCCAGGAGGAACCCGGCCGCCGCGGGCAGGCGCTCCGCCACGCCGACCACCGAGGCATGGGCCCGGTGGGCGGCGCCAAAGGCATCGTTCACATACGCATCGGCCAGGCGGGCCAGGGCAGCGGCAAACTCCGGGTCGTTGGCCGTCTCCCCCGGATGGAAGCGCAGGTTCTCCAGCAAAACCACCTCACCGGGCTGGAGACCGGCCACTTCCCGCTCCACCTGGGGCCCCACCACCTCCGGCAGGGCCCGCACCGGCCGGCCCAAAAGCTCCTCCAGGCGCCGGGCCACGGGGGCCAGCCTGAGCTCCTCCACCACCTTGCCCTTGGGCCGGCCCAGGTGGGAGCAGAGGATGACCGCCGCGCCCTGCTCCAGCAGGTAGCGGATGGTGGGAAGGGCGGCGCGGATGCGGGTGTCGTCGGTGATGCGGCCGCCTTCCAGGGGAACGTTGAAGTCGGCGCGGACCAGCACCCGCCGGCCGCGCACATCCAGATCGCGCACCGAGCGCTTGCGCAAGGCCGGGCCTCCTTTCCAGGCCCGGGGCGCCCGGCCGCTCCCGGCCGGGCGCCCCGGCTTCCTGCCAGCTACCCCATGCGCCGCTCTTCACAGGCCCTTCTCGCCGATGAAGGCCACCAGGTCGACCAGGCGGGCGGCATAGCCCCACTCGTTGTCGTACCAGGCCACCACCTTGACCATATTCCCCTCCATCACCATGGTGGAGAGGGCGTCGACCACCGACGAGTAGGTGGAGCCGCGGAAGTCGCTGGAAACCAGGGGCTCCTCGGTGTAACCCAGGATGCCCTTCAGCGGGCCGGCGGCCGCCTCGGCGAAGGCCTGGTTGACCTGTTCCACCGTCACCGGCTGCTTGAGCTCGGCTACCAGGTCGACGATGGACACCGTGGACACCGGCACCCGCAGGGCGAAGCCGTTGAGCCGGCCCTGCAGGTGGGGCAGCACCAGGCCCACGGCCTTGGCCGCGCCGGTGGTGGTGGGGATGATGTTCATCGCCCCGGCCCGCGCCCGCCGGAGGTCCTTGTGGGGCAGGTCCAGGATGCGCTGGTCGTTGGTGTAGGCGTGGACGGTGGTCATCAGCCCGCGGACGATGCCGAAGCGGTCGTCCAGGACCTTGGCCACGGGGGCCAGGCAGTTGGTGGTGCAGGAGGCGTTGGAGATCACCCGGTGCCGGGCGGGATCATACCGGTCGTGGTTGACGCCCAGGACGATGGTGATGTCCTCGTTCTTGGCCGGGGCGGAGATGATCACCTTCTTCGCCCCGCCGCCCTCGATGTGGGCCACCGCCTTGGTGGCGTCGGTGAACACGCCGGTGGACTCGATGACCACCTCGGCCCCCGCCTGGTCCCAGGCCAGCTGGGCCGGGTCCTTGATGGCGGTGAAGCGGATGCGCTTGCCGTCGACGATCAGGGCGTCGTCCTCTGCCCGGACGTCGGCGTCGAAGATGCCGTAGTTGGAGTCGTACTTGAGCAGGTGGGCGAAGGTGGCCGCCGGCGCCAGGTCATTGACGGCCACGATCTCGATGTCGTCCCGGCGCCAGGCTTGCCGGAAGAACCGGCGGCCGATGCTGCCGAACCCGTTGATGCCAACCCGAACGGCCATGACATCCCGCTCCTTTCCAGCCCGTGCCTACGGGTCCATCATAGCAGTTTCCCCTGATGATTCCTTGAGGGGCGCCGCCGTGGCCGGGGGAGGTGCCGCCGTCCCCGCACCCTGCCCTCCCGCACCCTGCCCCCCCGCGCCCTGCCTTCCCGCGCCGGCCACGCCGGCCGCCCCCACGCCCTCCGCCCCGGATGGGCCGCCCTCGCCGGGATCAACGCCCTGGGCCGAACCGCCCCGGGTCGAACCCGCCGCCGGGCCGCGGCCCTCCGCCGGGCCGGCGCCGCCCCCGGCCAGCCGGCGGGCCACCACGTCCAGGGCGATCACGTTCAGGGCCGTCATGTGCTCCACCGCCTGCAGCGCCTGGCGCTGGGCCGAGGCCAGCACGGCCCGCAGGGGGCGCCCCGGTTCCACGGCCACCTCCAGGGTGATGGCCACCCCCTCCTCCCGGTCCGTAACGCCGGCCCGCAACACCTCGGCCACCCCCGTCACCCGGGCGGCCGCGTAGGCCGCGATGCTGCCCACCACCTGGCGGGTGATGAAGAAGCGGCCCAGGGAGCTGTAGGTGGGGCGCACCATGGTCTTCTCGATCACCTGGCCGGAGCCCGCCGGCCGGTTCTTCCCGCGGTAGAACAGGCGCAGCGGGTCCAGCAGGTAACCGGAGAAGCTGCGCTTCACCTCGAAGGTGGGCGCCGGGATCACGTGCCGGCCCTGGGTCCGGCGGATGAGCTGGGCCCGCCGGATCCCCGCCGGCGTGGCCACCTCTTCGATCCCGATGTAGCGCGCTGGAGCCGGCAGCCCCAGGGTGGCGGCGATCCGGTCCACCATGTCCCGGGAGGTGCCCAGGATCAGCACCCGGCGGGGCCGGAGGGCCTCCAGGGCCCGGCGGACCTCGTCCCGGTGGGCCGGGTCGACGAACAGGGCGCGGCGGATGGCGCCGATCTTGGTCGCCTCCCGCTTGGCCGACACGCCGGCGACGATGCGGCTCTCCCGGATGAGCAGCCCGTCGTCGATCAGGGCGTCGGCCTCCACCTCCCGCGCCACGGCGGCGGCGCGGTGGCTCTTGCCGGTTCCGCTCGGCCCCACCAGGGCGATGACTTCCATGAGGGCCTCCCTCGTGGTCGCAGCCGGGGCCGGTGCCCTTGCCGCTGGCACCGGCCTGTCACTGCCGGGCGCGGCGCAGGGCACGGGCGTGGGCCTCCACGGTGAACTCGATGTCCTGGTCCGTGTGGGCCAGGGAGACGAAGGCCGCCTCGAAGGCCGAAGGCGGCAGGTACACGCCCTCCCGCAGCATGCCGTGGAAGTAGCGGGCGTAAAAGGCCGTGTCGGAACGGCGCACCTCCTCCAGGTTCCGCAGCGGCCCCGGATGGAAGAACCCGGTCCACATGGACCCCACCCGCTGCACGCAGTAGGGCACGTCCTGCGCCCGGGCCTCGGCCAGCAGGCCTTC
This is a stretch of genomic DNA from Thermaerobacter sp. PB12/4term. It encodes these proteins:
- the tpiA gene encoding triose-phosphate isomerase; protein product: MNPAASGGPAGRRPLLAGNWKMHTLPAEAAELAAAVRQGLEGQTPSAEVVLCPPFTSLAAAGRALAGSSIALGAQDLVWGEFGAFTGAISAPMLRELGCRYVIVGHSERRQLLGETDALIQRKLEAALAGGLTPILCVGEDAAQRREGRTAAVVLGQVAFALAGLEPGQAAQVVIAYEPVWAIGSGTPATPGDAQAVAAAIRQLVARLHGPAAAAAVRVLYGGSVKPDNIAGFMAQPDVDGALVGGASLDGAAFARLVREGAAARTGGVPEGGRP
- the pgk gene encoding phosphoglycerate kinase, producing MRKRSVRDLDVRGRRVLVRADFNVPLEGGRITDDTRIRAALPTIRYLLEQGAAVILCSHLGRPKGKVVEELRLAPVARRLEELLGRPVRALPEVVGPQVEREVAGLQPGEVVLLENLRFHPGETANDPEFAAALARLADAYVNDAFGAAHRAHASVVGVAERLPAAAGFLLERELQVLGDLLERPRRPFWAVLGGAKVSDKIGVIERLLEVCDGLAIGGAMANTLLAARGFDVGRSIYEPEQVEPARRWLETAGDRLLLPADVVVTEKLEPGAPSRVVPVDRIPAGAMAVDVGPATLAAWQERLRGAGTVFWNGPLGVFEVEPFHRGTFALAEFLAGLEAVTVVGGGDSVAAVQRTGVAGRIDHISTGGGASLELLEGKELPGVAVLPEAPAPRGNGSGPGGAGAAGGASERGGPAGPGGGMAG
- the gap gene encoding type I glyceraldehyde-3-phosphate dehydrogenase, which encodes MAVRVGINGFGSIGRRFFRQAWRRDDIEIVAVNDLAPAATFAHLLKYDSNYGIFDADVRAEDDALIVDGKRIRFTAIKDPAQLAWDQAGAEVVIESTGVFTDATKAVAHIEGGGAKKVIISAPAKNEDITIVLGVNHDRYDPARHRVISNASCTTNCLAPVAKVLDDRFGIVRGLMTTVHAYTNDQRILDLPHKDLRRARAGAMNIIPTTTGAAKAVGLVLPHLQGRLNGFALRVPVSTVSIVDLVAELKQPVTVEQVNQAFAEAAAGPLKGILGYTEEPLVSSDFRGSTYSSVVDALSTMVMEGNMVKVVAWYDNEWGYAARLVDLVAFIGEKGL
- a CDS encoding Asp23/Gls24 family envelope stress response protein, which gives rise to MEVIALVGPSGTGKSHRAAAVAREVEADALIDDGLLIRESRIVAGVSAKREATKIGAIRRALFVDPAHRDEVRRALEALRPRRVLILGTSRDMVDRIAATLGLPAPARYIGIEEVATPAGIRRAQLIRRTQGRHVIPAPTFEVKRSFSGYLLDPLRLFYRGKNRPAGSGQVIEKTMVRPTYSSLGRFFITRQVVGSIAAYAAARVTGVAEVLRAGVTDREEGVAITLEVAVEPGRPLRAVLASAQRQALQAVEHMTALNVIALDVVARRLAGGGAGPAEGRGPAAGSTRGGSAQGVDPGEGGPSGAEGVGAAGVAGAGRQGAGGQGAGGQGAGTAAPPPATAAPLKESSGETAMMDP